In the genome of Croceimicrobium hydrocarbonivorans, one region contains:
- a CDS encoding lysozyme inhibitor LprI family protein: MKNVTIRFLTVLTFILSTSFLLAQETERDGIEGRLTICLEDSSLRTQMDRRRCVYEAIMEYQMLIDTLTSELKTLVSSEGQEKLKLSDESWKEYYKQESEFIANLTEERSGSRYSNMVADELLELLRQRALFLETMLVIYKEPSEED, from the coding sequence ATGAAAAACGTGACCATCAGGTTTTTAACAGTTTTGACATTCATCCTTTCGACTAGCTTTCTTCTGGCCCAAGAAACAGAAAGGGATGGAATTGAGGGTAGATTGACAATTTGCCTTGAAGATAGCTCCCTAAGAACACAAATGGATAGGAGGCGCTGTGTTTATGAGGCCATTATGGAATACCAAATGCTCATCGACACTTTAACCTCCGAATTAAAAACACTTGTTTCTAGCGAAGGACAGGAAAAGCTGAAGTTATCAGACGAATCCTGGAAGGAATATTACAAGCAAGAATCAGAATTTATCGCCAATCTTACTGAAGAGCGAAGTGGGTCAAGGTATAGTAATATGGTTGCAGATGAGCTTTTAGAATTACTGAGGCAAAGAGCCCTTTTTTTAGAGACAATGCTTGTCATTTATAAGGAACCATCGGAGGAAGACTAA
- a CDS encoding IS3 family transposase, with amino-acid sequence MKADYAVSTARACKIISLERSGYYYISKRDDKEVEEKLRWYAEHYPARGCPFYTKRIRKEGYAWNKKRIRRVYIKLGMNKRKRKWKRRIPNPDKEVLLQPLAPNLCWSADFMQDRLENGVKMRVLNIIDDYNREALACKVSSSFPSEHVVEQFEQLIEWHGKPFTIRTDNGTEFMAEAFQKFCKRHQIKHLRIQKGKPMQNGFCERFNRTLREDVLNAYLFETKTQMQELINHWMEDYNQNHPHSSLGDMSPREFKQRLIA; translated from the coding sequence ATTAAAGCGGATTACGCTGTCAGTACTGCCAGGGCCTGTAAAATCATTAGCCTTGAGCGCTCTGGATATTACTATATATCCAAGCGAGACGATAAGGAGGTAGAGGAAAAGCTACGCTGGTACGCGGAGCATTATCCTGCGCGTGGCTGCCCATTTTATACCAAGCGTATTCGTAAAGAGGGTTATGCCTGGAACAAGAAACGTATCCGCAGGGTGTACATCAAACTGGGGATGAACAAGCGCAAGAGGAAATGGAAGCGACGTATTCCTAACCCTGACAAAGAGGTGTTGCTGCAGCCTTTAGCTCCTAACCTATGTTGGAGTGCCGACTTCATGCAGGACCGCTTAGAGAATGGTGTGAAAATGCGTGTGCTCAACATTATTGACGACTACAACCGCGAAGCTTTGGCTTGCAAGGTATCCAGCAGTTTCCCTTCCGAACATGTAGTAGAGCAATTTGAGCAGCTAATAGAGTGGCACGGTAAGCCATTTACCATAAGAACTGATAACGGAACAGAGTTTATGGCAGAAGCCTTTCAAAAGTTTTGCAAACGACATCAGATAAAACACTTAAGAATACAGAAAGGAAAACCTATGCAGAATGGCTTTTGTGAACGCTTTAACCGCACCCTGAGAGAAGACGTGCTCAACGCTTATCTCTTTGAAACGAAGACGCAGATGCAAGAGTTAATCAATCATTGGATGGAAGACTACAATCAAAACCATCCGCATTCTTCTCTTGGAGACATGTCTCCAAGAGAATTTAAACAAAGGCTTATTGCCTAA
- a CDS encoding transposase: MKKSRFSESQISQALKEHEAGKKVQDICKELGISANTFYIWRKKYGGMDSAMLRKYKELERENTKLKQMYADLSLDHRILKDVVEKKL, encoded by the coding sequence ATGAAAAAATCAAGATTTAGTGAAAGCCAGATCAGCCAGGCTTTAAAGGAGCATGAGGCTGGTAAGAAAGTACAGGATATCTGCAAGGAGTTAGGTATAAGCGCCAATACTTTTTATATCTGGCGCAAGAAGTACGGGGGCATGGATTCAGCAATGCTACGCAAGTACAAGGAGTTAGAGCGAGAAAACACGAAGCTAAAGCAGATGTATGCGGATTTGAGCTTAGACCACAGGATCCTTAAGGATGTGGTGGAAAAAAAGCTCTAG
- a CDS encoding T9SS type A sorting domain-containing protein, whose amino-acid sequence MDPSVSISIVSGWVELRYYLYRSSNNQLVRTKIQNLYDLGVYPSVVDAALIRQYCTIQLTPTVGDGFYLRVEVVEGNCVGSWCWLTQAPNAWQLNRGTFTTNVSSVAINEAIPRFTLSSQYGTDAGGTPLTCESNITINGSSTSCETKYLIEVIETDASWNFAISGTNYAGAWFNGQVPTIWHLQHIAQNYGNPQNGDVVNGPPPTQYQGWTMTDRTLSNGNNNRYLVKLSVMDDIWTSKQMLIEVNANCKNGGSNYNMEEFAATLDPMSPAEVEEVQAELRNGGVEFKSLKQIAMDSRLDKVEELSFKVFPNPASSTINLQFSEDVSLETVNLVNASGQRFEVKAEKVQNDIYAIDVKALKKGFYVIYVQVDNAIKTEKIQIIED is encoded by the coding sequence TTGGATCCATCTGTATCTATTTCTATTGTAAGTGGTTGGGTTGAGCTCCGATACTATTTATATAGGTCTAGTAACAATCAGTTAGTTAGGACGAAAATTCAGAATCTTTACGATCTTGGAGTATATCCGAGTGTAGTGGATGCTGCCTTAATACGGCAGTATTGTACAATTCAGCTTACACCAACAGTTGGTGATGGTTTTTATCTAAGAGTTGAGGTTGTTGAAGGTAATTGTGTTGGGTCTTGGTGTTGGTTAACCCAGGCTCCTAATGCTTGGCAGCTTAATCGAGGTACTTTCACAACCAATGTGTCTTCCGTTGCTATAAATGAGGCTATTCCAAGGTTTACTTTATCTTCACAGTATGGTACTGATGCAGGAGGTACACCATTAACGTGTGAGTCAAACATTACCATTAATGGGTCTTCAACCAGTTGTGAAACCAAATATTTAATTGAAGTTATTGAAACTGATGCTTCTTGGAATTTTGCGATAAGTGGAACAAATTATGCCGGAGCTTGGTTCAATGGTCAAGTTCCAACTATTTGGCATTTGCAACATATTGCCCAGAACTATGGGAATCCACAGAATGGTGATGTTGTGAATGGTCCACCTCCAACACAATACCAAGGATGGACTATGACTGATCGTACTTTGTCAAATGGTAACAACAATAGGTATTTGGTTAAACTTTCAGTTATGGATGACATTTGGACCTCAAAACAGATGTTAATTGAGGTCAATGCGAATTGTAAAAACGGGGGATCTAATTATAATATGGAAGAGTTTGCTGCTACTTTGGATCCAATGTCACCTGCTGAGGTTGAAGAGGTTCAAGCGGAACTTAGAAATGGCGGTGTTGAATTTAAATCGTTAAAGCAGATAGCTATGGATTCAAGGCTTGACAAAGTCGAAGAATTATCTTTTAAGGTATTCCCAAATCCAGCTAGTTCAACGATTAATCTGCAATTTAGTGAGGATGTTTCACTTGAAACCGTTAATTTGGTGAATGCATCTGGCCAACGTTTTGAAGTTAAGGCTGAAAAGGTTCAGAACGATATTTATGCTATCGATGTTAAGGCTTTAAAGAAAGGTTTTTATGTTATTTATGTTCAGGTGGATAATGCTATAAAGACTGAAAAAATACAAATAATTGAAGATTAA
- a CDS encoding gliding motility-associated C-terminal domain-containing protein — MEAQNIVPNSSFEQVLQIPDDTSALANVVVDWFHGNQIKPLATHALAAEVNPNFALPNPLRYQSPRSGKSMLLYKTLGYQNMTQSLTDHRSYAATKLIRPIPNRAKVYAEFYINWHGYDCCRSEPKAFPGGQHGMLFTPDRPFENSAGIFAGNPQINTDTLLTDTVNWLKVSGTFISQERLEYIIIGNFFPSDQCKFIPPLTTGQYSGGEAFYFLEDVKVRILDPHVPDTLRVCYGDSAELIARGEENHAWALSINPSQILSRDSVFKFMPLSNTLLNFYGSFDTLQTYVIVDHFKLDLGEDTAVCAYEPFYLINPSQDADSSWWHGFGSADSLQIQESGWYSLSARKGGCLKTDSVHVELLYPEDYKLEDVESTCLGRSLQLKAKTLDHVDFHWNDGSTDSVLTVTEDGWYSISIAHPCGSIVDSLKVEFERCVCTFFLPDAFSPNGDGLNDVFKPVFKCNFDEYKLWIYNRWGQEVFKTIDPEQGWDGTDAPQGVYMFKIYYKGLNEEGMYVEDLIEESLSLIR; from the coding sequence ATGGAGGCACAAAATATTGTGCCCAATTCGAGTTTTGAACAAGTGCTTCAAATCCCTGATGACACCTCTGCTTTAGCTAATGTGGTTGTGGATTGGTTTCATGGAAATCAAATAAAACCCTTGGCTACGCATGCTTTGGCTGCAGAAGTTAATCCAAACTTTGCCCTGCCTAATCCTCTGCGCTACCAAAGTCCTCGCAGCGGTAAGAGTATGTTACTCTACAAAACTTTGGGTTATCAAAATATGACTCAATCTTTAACGGATCATCGCAGTTATGCAGCAACCAAATTGATTCGACCTATTCCCAACAGGGCAAAGGTTTATGCTGAGTTTTATATTAATTGGCATGGCTACGATTGCTGTCGCTCCGAACCAAAGGCATTCCCTGGTGGGCAGCATGGCATGTTGTTTACACCTGATCGCCCTTTCGAGAATAGCGCAGGTATATTTGCTGGGAATCCACAAATTAATACCGATACTTTGCTTACTGATACTGTAAATTGGCTAAAGGTATCAGGTACTTTTATCAGTCAGGAGCGATTAGAGTATATCATAATTGGTAATTTTTTTCCTTCTGATCAATGCAAGTTTATACCCCCTTTAACTACCGGGCAATACTCTGGTGGGGAAGCTTTTTATTTCTTAGAGGATGTCAAGGTTCGGATACTGGATCCACATGTGCCTGATACACTGCGTGTTTGTTATGGTGATTCGGCCGAATTAATTGCACGAGGAGAAGAGAATCATGCTTGGGCACTTTCCATAAATCCCTCTCAAATTCTGTCAAGAGATAGTGTTTTTAAGTTCATGCCATTATCAAACACATTGCTAAACTTTTACGGGAGTTTCGACACCTTACAGACCTATGTAATTGTGGATCATTTTAAACTGGATTTGGGAGAAGACACGGCGGTTTGTGCATACGAGCCTTTTTATTTGATAAATCCTTCTCAAGATGCAGATAGTAGCTGGTGGCATGGCTTCGGATCAGCAGATAGCCTCCAAATACAGGAAAGTGGCTGGTATAGCTTAAGTGCTCGAAAAGGGGGCTGCTTAAAAACAGATAGTGTGCATGTGGAACTCTTGTACCCTGAAGATTATAAATTGGAAGATGTTGAGTCGACTTGCTTAGGGCGCTCCCTTCAGCTTAAGGCTAAAACCTTAGACCATGTTGATTTTCATTGGAATGATGGAAGCACAGATAGTGTTTTAACAGTTACTGAAGATGGCTGGTATTCTATAAGCATAGCACATCCCTGTGGCTCCATTGTAGATTCGCTAAAAGTAGAATTTGAGCGCTGTGTTTGTACATTTTTCTTGCCCGATGCATTTAGCCCCAATGGAGATGGACTTAATGATGTTTTTAAACCGGTATTCAAATGCAATTTTGATGAGTATAAGCTCTGGATTTATAATCGTTGGGGTCAAGAAGTGTTTAAAACCATTGATCCGGAACAGGGCTGGGATGGAACTGATGCTCCGCAAGGGGTTTACATGTTTAAGATTTATTATAAAGGCCTTAATGAGGAGGGAATGTATGTTGAAGATCTGATCGAGGAATCACTAAGTTTAATTAGATAA
- a CDS encoding restriction endonuclease, with amino-acid sequence MTALPKFHETFIPILKTLQQEGALKSRTLASMVRDQFYPHLSPELLQEKTSSGANVLLDRILWGKSYLKMGKFVQYPSRGRVEITPKGELALKSGKLSLAELKDDPDFRAHQNLVAAKGAKDKLDEANLDSASPQDLIDFGISKIKSETQAELLERLKELDPYYFEKLVLQLLQRMGYGDFMETPKSGDGGIDGIINEDKLGLEKIYTQAKRYNNSNIRETDIRNFIGAMSGDTRKGIFITTSSFDAKAIQKAKDAHHSIILIDGARLVSLMYEYNVGVQIKETYEVKEIDNDFFEEG; translated from the coding sequence ATGACTGCACTACCCAAATTCCATGAGACCTTTATTCCCATTCTAAAGACTCTGCAACAAGAAGGGGCCTTGAAAAGCCGTACGCTGGCCAGCATGGTTCGGGATCAATTTTACCCTCATTTGTCTCCCGAATTACTGCAAGAGAAAACCAGTTCGGGGGCTAATGTTCTATTGGATCGTATCCTCTGGGGAAAATCCTATTTGAAGATGGGTAAATTCGTGCAGTATCCCAGTCGGGGTAGGGTAGAAATCACTCCTAAAGGGGAATTAGCCTTAAAGTCCGGAAAACTCAGCCTGGCCGAGCTCAAGGATGACCCTGATTTTCGGGCTCATCAGAATTTGGTAGCAGCCAAAGGGGCAAAAGATAAGCTAGATGAAGCCAATCTCGATTCTGCTTCACCCCAAGACCTAATCGATTTCGGTATTTCCAAGATTAAGTCAGAAACCCAAGCTGAGCTCTTGGAGCGTTTAAAGGAACTGGATCCCTATTATTTTGAAAAGCTTGTACTCCAACTGCTGCAGCGCATGGGTTATGGTGACTTTATGGAAACCCCAAAATCCGGTGATGGTGGGATCGATGGCATCATTAATGAAGATAAGCTGGGTTTAGAAAAGATCTACACCCAAGCAAAGCGCTACAACAATTCGAATATTCGGGAAACGGACATTCGCAATTTTATTGGCGCCATGAGTGGCGATACCCGCAAAGGTATTTTCATCACCACTTCAAGCTTTGACGCCAAGGCCATTCAAAAGGCTAAGGATGCGCATCATTCTATTATTCTGATCGATGGAGCCCGATTGGTAAGCTTAATGTATGAGTACAATGTGGGCGTGCAAATCAAGGAGACCTACGAGGTTAAAGAAATTGACAATGACTTTTTTGAGGAGGGTTGA